From a region of the Georgenia yuyongxinii genome:
- a CDS encoding DEAD/DEAH box helicase: protein MSGPDLVNLLRATGARDGRLVHLEQLPAREGRRADWPTWADPDVVAGYRRMGVSAPWEHQVTAAEAAWAGRHTVIATGTGSGKSLAAWLPVLSAVREGAAQAASPASGRIGDYTRRPTTLYLSPTKALAADQLAGLHRLLDAAQLRGIRVTTCDGDTPLTERDWARDHADVVLSNPDFLHFSMLPAHRRWQRLLRGLRYVVVDECHAYRGVLGAHVALVLRRLLRLAAYYGAQPTVLCASATTAEPALTAARLVGVPTEDVVAVTEDAAPSGRRSVALWQPALSTGWAATWPGQGVDLAATDAASEALEDGPRRSATAEAADLLADLVSAGARTLVFVRSRYGAEVIAEQARRRLREVDGELAARVAAYRGGYLPEERRELERALRSGELLALATTNALELGVDVAGLDAVIIAGWPGTRVSLWQQAGRAGRAGADGVAVLVASDDPLDGFLVHHPEAIFGSGVEATTFDPANPYVLAPHLCAAASESPLTDADLPLFGLPDGTLLDELVRRGLLRRRPNGWFWNFARPERAQDLTDLRGGLDRPVQVVEIGTGTVLGTVDGARADGTVFPGAVYVHQGRTFVVDALEDEVALVHEDAEVGHRTKARSTSSVRIIGTRDRQDWSSADAAVLWSFGDVEVTSQVTGYDKRRVPGLDIIGSYPLDMSERVLPTTAVWWTLSAEACESAGVGKDALPGALHAAEHASIGLLPLLATCDRWDIGGLSTAVHPQTGQPTVFVHDGYPGGAGFAERGYRAAAQWLRATLDAITACRCQDGCPSCVQSPKCGNGNSPLDKHGAVRLLRLLLGAAPAGAGGTGAAGGGDGVGDGGGGGGTIPANGRRASR from the coding sequence GTGTCTGGCCCCGACCTTGTGAACCTGCTGCGCGCCACCGGTGCGCGCGACGGGCGGCTGGTGCACCTCGAGCAGCTCCCGGCCCGCGAGGGCCGCCGGGCGGACTGGCCCACGTGGGCGGACCCGGACGTGGTGGCCGGCTACAGACGCATGGGGGTCAGTGCGCCCTGGGAGCATCAGGTCACCGCCGCCGAGGCCGCGTGGGCCGGCCGGCACACCGTGATCGCGACCGGCACCGGCTCGGGCAAGTCTCTGGCCGCGTGGCTGCCCGTGCTCTCGGCCGTCCGGGAGGGCGCCGCCCAGGCCGCCAGCCCCGCCTCAGGCCGGATCGGGGACTACACCCGCCGCCCGACGACCCTGTACCTCTCCCCCACCAAGGCGCTGGCGGCGGACCAGCTCGCCGGGCTGCACCGCCTCCTGGACGCGGCTCAGCTCCGCGGCATCCGGGTCACCACGTGCGACGGCGACACGCCGCTGACCGAGCGTGACTGGGCCCGCGACCACGCCGACGTCGTCCTCTCCAACCCCGACTTCCTCCACTTCTCGATGCTCCCCGCGCACCGTCGCTGGCAGCGGCTGCTGCGCGGGCTGCGGTACGTGGTCGTCGACGAGTGCCACGCCTACCGCGGGGTGCTGGGCGCCCACGTGGCCCTGGTGCTGCGCCGGCTGCTGCGGCTCGCCGCGTACTACGGGGCGCAGCCGACCGTGCTGTGCGCCTCCGCCACCACCGCCGAGCCGGCGCTGACCGCGGCCCGCCTGGTCGGGGTGCCAACCGAGGACGTCGTGGCCGTCACCGAGGACGCCGCGCCGTCCGGCCGGCGATCCGTCGCGCTGTGGCAGCCGGCGCTGTCGACGGGGTGGGCGGCGACCTGGCCGGGCCAGGGCGTGGACCTCGCTGCCACCGACGCCGCGAGCGAGGCGCTCGAGGACGGCCCGCGGCGCAGCGCCACCGCCGAGGCGGCCGACCTGCTCGCGGACCTGGTCTCCGCCGGGGCCCGCACCCTGGTTTTCGTCCGGTCGCGATACGGCGCCGAGGTCATCGCCGAGCAGGCACGCCGGCGCCTGCGCGAGGTCGACGGAGAGCTGGCGGCCCGGGTGGCCGCCTACCGCGGCGGGTACCTGCCCGAGGAGCGCCGGGAGCTGGAGCGGGCGCTGCGCAGCGGGGAGCTGCTCGCGCTGGCCACCACGAACGCCCTGGAGCTCGGGGTGGACGTCGCCGGGCTCGACGCCGTCATCATCGCCGGCTGGCCAGGCACCCGGGTGTCCCTGTGGCAGCAGGCAGGCCGGGCCGGCCGCGCCGGGGCCGACGGCGTGGCGGTGCTCGTGGCGAGCGACGACCCCCTCGACGGGTTCCTCGTGCACCACCCGGAGGCGATCTTCGGCTCGGGGGTGGAGGCGACGACGTTCGACCCCGCCAACCCCTATGTCCTCGCCCCGCACCTGTGCGCGGCCGCGTCCGAGTCACCGCTGACCGACGCCGACCTGCCGCTCTTCGGGCTGCCCGACGGGACGCTGCTCGACGAGCTCGTCCGCCGGGGGCTGCTGCGGCGCCGCCCGAACGGGTGGTTCTGGAACTTCGCCCGGCCCGAGCGGGCGCAGGACCTCACCGACTTGCGCGGCGGCCTCGACCGGCCCGTGCAGGTGGTGGAGATCGGCACCGGCACGGTCCTGGGCACCGTGGACGGCGCCCGTGCCGATGGAACCGTCTTCCCCGGCGCGGTGTACGTGCACCAGGGCCGCACGTTCGTCGTCGATGCCCTGGAGGACGAGGTGGCCCTGGTCCACGAGGACGCGGAGGTGGGGCACCGGACCAAGGCCCGCTCGACGTCGTCGGTGCGGATCATCGGCACCCGGGACCGGCAGGATTGGAGCTCCGCGGACGCCGCGGTGCTGTGGTCCTTCGGCGACGTCGAGGTCACCAGCCAGGTCACCGGCTACGACAAGCGCCGCGTGCCGGGCCTGGACATCATCGGCTCGTACCCGCTGGACATGTCCGAGCGGGTGCTGCCGACCACGGCGGTGTGGTGGACGCTCAGCGCCGAGGCGTGCGAGTCGGCCGGCGTTGGAAAGGACGCGCTGCCCGGCGCGCTGCACGCCGCCGAGCACGCCTCGATCGGGTTGCTGCCGCTGCTGGCCACCTGCGACCGATGGGACATCGGCGGGCTCTCGACGGCGGTCCACCCACAAACCGGGCAGCCCACTGTGTTCGTGCACGACGGCTACCCCGGCGGCGCGGGCTTCGCCGAGCGCGGCTACCGGGCGGCCGCGCAGTGGCTGCGGGCCACGCTGGACGCGATCACCGCCTGCCGGTGCCAGGACGGCTGCCCCAGCTGCGTGCAGTCGCCCAAGTGCGGCAACGGCAACTCCCCCCTGGACAAGCACGGCGCGGTCCGGCTGCTCAGGCTGCTGCTCGGGGCGGCGCCGGCGGGCGCCGGTGGCACCGGCGCGGCAGGCGGCGGCGACGGCGTCGGCGACGGTGGCGGCGGCGGCGGCACGATCCCCGCGAACGGTCGGCGTGCGTCCCGATGA
- a CDS encoding STAS domain-containing protein: MNFSVQRREVDGVPVVSAVGELDGGSVELLAGELELALDALPPAIIVDLAGVTFIDSTGVRAVTRKQDSLVSLETRLYVVAPADRIREVFVLTGTADGVPLHRSLDEALVAAAQVPIMQATAVVRVPAHGLAGPADAVAVPPNRQSGA, translated from the coding sequence GTGAACTTCTCCGTGCAACGACGCGAGGTGGACGGCGTACCGGTCGTGAGCGCCGTCGGGGAGCTCGACGGCGGCTCGGTCGAGCTGCTGGCCGGCGAGCTCGAGCTCGCGCTGGACGCGCTGCCACCGGCGATCATCGTGGACCTCGCGGGCGTGACCTTCATCGACTCCACCGGTGTGCGAGCTGTGACGCGCAAGCAGGACAGCCTCGTCTCGCTGGAGACCCGGCTGTATGTGGTCGCCCCCGCGGACCGGATCCGGGAGGTTTTCGTCCTGACCGGGACGGCCGACGGTGTGCCTCTCCACCGCAGCCTGGACGAGGCGCTCGTGGCGGCCGCTCAGGTGCCGATCATGCAGGCCACGGCCGTGGTGCGGGTCCCCGCACACGGCCTTGCGGGCCCCGCGGATGCGGTCGCGGTTCCTCCCAATCGTCAATCGGGTGCCTGA
- a CDS encoding sodium-translocating pyrophosphatase, whose amino-acid sequence MLDLGTSSLAIVGAIGVIALVALVIAVVLRRQVLVADEGTPRMQEIARAIQEGASAYLTRQFRTLAVFAVIVFGLLFLLPADPEVKLGRAIAFLFGAGFSASIGYLGMSLAVRANVRVAAAATRKNGRAEGAQIAFRTGGVVGMSVVGLGLLGAAGVVLIYRADAPAVLEGFGFGAALLAMFMRVGGGIFTKAADVGADLVGKVEQGIPEDDPRNAATIADNVGDNVGDCAGMAADLFESYAVMLVASLILGTAVMGEQGLILPLIVTAVGALVAVLGVFITKVRGSESGLRAIYRGFYLSALAGVVLAAVGAYVYLPSTFAAIPGVSEELAGHPGDPRLIVSLAVLIGVVLAGIILWLTGYFTGTTSRPTLHVASTTRTGAATVVLSGIGVGFQSAVYTAGIIAAAICAVFLLSGGSVGLALFLVALAGCGLLTTVGVIVAMDTFGPVSDNAQGIAEMSGDVDEEGAQILTDLDAVGNTTKAITKGIAIATAVLAATALFGSYADAVRQGMAEFADAGTEVAGGIVGAMMTYEIISPITLVGVILGGATVFLFSGVAIDAVTRAAGTIVFEVRRQFRENPGIMTGQTRPEYGRVVDICTRESLRELATPGLLAAFAPIAVGFGLGVGPLAGFLAGAIGAGVLMAVFLANSGGAWDNAKKIVEDGHYGGKGSDAHAAAIIGDTVGDPFKDTAGPAINPLIKVMNLVSVLIAPAVVQLSVPADTNHAVRIAIACVAAGIAVSAIALSRVRAARADAGERNGSRQEATAGSH is encoded by the coding sequence ATGCTGGATCTGGGAACCTCGAGCCTGGCCATCGTCGGGGCTATCGGGGTCATCGCCCTCGTCGCGCTCGTGATCGCGGTGGTCCTGCGAAGGCAGGTGCTCGTCGCGGACGAGGGCACCCCGCGGATGCAGGAGATCGCCCGTGCGATCCAGGAGGGCGCCTCGGCCTACCTGACCCGCCAGTTCCGGACGTTGGCGGTCTTCGCCGTCATCGTCTTCGGGCTGCTCTTCCTCCTGCCCGCCGACCCTGAGGTCAAGCTGGGCCGGGCGATCGCCTTCCTGTTCGGTGCCGGGTTCTCCGCCTCCATCGGCTACCTGGGCATGTCGCTGGCCGTGCGCGCCAACGTGCGCGTCGCCGCCGCGGCCACCCGGAAGAACGGCCGCGCGGAAGGGGCGCAGATCGCGTTCCGCACCGGCGGCGTCGTCGGCATGAGCGTGGTGGGCCTCGGCCTGCTGGGCGCGGCCGGCGTGGTGCTCATCTACCGCGCGGACGCCCCGGCGGTGCTCGAGGGCTTCGGCTTCGGCGCGGCGCTGCTGGCGATGTTCATGCGCGTGGGCGGCGGCATCTTCACCAAGGCCGCCGACGTCGGAGCGGACCTGGTCGGCAAGGTCGAGCAGGGCATTCCCGAGGACGACCCCCGCAACGCCGCCACCATCGCGGACAACGTGGGCGACAACGTGGGCGACTGCGCCGGCATGGCGGCGGACCTGTTCGAGTCCTACGCCGTCATGCTCGTCGCCTCCCTGATCCTGGGCACGGCCGTGATGGGGGAGCAGGGGCTCATCCTTCCGCTCATCGTCACCGCCGTCGGCGCCCTGGTCGCCGTGCTGGGTGTGTTCATCACCAAGGTGCGCGGCTCCGAGTCCGGGCTGCGGGCCATCTACCGCGGCTTCTACCTCTCCGCGCTCGCCGGCGTCGTGCTCGCCGCGGTCGGCGCGTACGTGTACCTGCCCAGCACCTTCGCGGCCATCCCCGGCGTCAGCGAGGAGCTGGCCGGGCACCCCGGCGACCCGCGGCTGATCGTCTCCCTCGCCGTCCTGATCGGCGTGGTGCTGGCCGGCATCATCCTGTGGCTGACCGGCTACTTCACCGGCACCACCTCCCGGCCCACCCTGCACGTGGCGTCCACCACCCGCACCGGTGCTGCCACCGTGGTGCTCTCCGGGATCGGCGTGGGCTTCCAGTCCGCCGTCTACACCGCGGGCATCATCGCCGCTGCCATCTGCGCGGTGTTCCTGCTCTCCGGTGGCTCCGTCGGCCTGGCACTGTTCCTCGTGGCGCTGGCCGGCTGCGGCCTGCTCACCACGGTCGGCGTCATCGTCGCCATGGACACCTTCGGCCCGGTCAGCGACAACGCCCAGGGCATCGCCGAGATGTCCGGTGACGTCGACGAGGAGGGCGCGCAGATCCTCACCGACCTCGACGCCGTCGGCAACACCACCAAGGCGATCACCAAGGGCATCGCGATCGCCACCGCCGTGCTGGCGGCCACGGCACTGTTCGGCTCCTACGCCGACGCCGTCCGCCAGGGCATGGCCGAGTTCGCCGACGCCGGCACCGAGGTCGCCGGCGGCATCGTCGGGGCGATGATGACCTACGAGATCATCTCGCCGATCACCCTGGTGGGCGTCATCCTCGGTGGGGCGACGGTGTTCCTCTTCTCCGGTGTGGCCATCGACGCCGTCACCCGCGCCGCCGGCACCATCGTCTTCGAGGTGCGCCGCCAGTTCCGGGAGAACCCCGGCATCATGACCGGCCAGACCCGCCCCGAGTACGGCCGCGTGGTAGACATCTGCACCCGTGAGTCCTTGCGTGAGCTCGCCACCCCGGGCCTGCTGGCCGCGTTCGCGCCGATCGCCGTGGGCTTCGGCCTGGGCGTCGGCCCGCTGGCCGGGTTCCTCGCCGGGGCCATCGGCGCGGGCGTGCTCATGGCCGTCTTCCTCGCCAACTCCGGCGGGGCGTGGGACAACGCCAAGAAGATCGTCGAGGACGGGCACTACGGCGGCAAGGGCTCCGACGCGCACGCCGCGGCGATCATCGGCGACACGGTCGGCGACCCGTTCAAGGACACCGCCGGCCCCGCGATCAACCCGCTCATCAAGGTGATGAACCTCGTGTCGGTGCTGATCGCGCCGGCCGTGGTTCAGCTGAGCGTCCCGGCCGACACCAACCACGCGGTGCGTATCGCCATCGCCTGCGTGGCCGCCGGGATCGCCGTCAGCGCGATCGCCCTCTCCCGCGTGCGAGCCGCCCGGGCCGACGCCGGCGAGCGCAACGGCTCGCGGCAGGAGGCGACCGCCGGGTCGCACTGA
- a CDS encoding histidine phosphatase family protein, translating into MGATELLLVRHGQSAANVAAAYAESIGAEQIDVPARDADVELSDTGLEQARALGVWLAGLPAAHRPQAVWSSPYRRAADTARTALAESGLDVPLLLDERLRDRDLGITDTLTSAGVRARYPEEAERRRWLGKFYHRPPGGESWADVALRVRSVLADLERQDRADRVLITCHDAVVLLFRYVCEHLGETDVLAIGRDEGVRNAAVTQLVTDGDGWRLAGYNVEEHLAEQGAATTEEPPVGETPKAGAAEGHA; encoded by the coding sequence ATGGGTGCTACCGAGCTTCTCCTGGTGCGGCACGGGCAGAGTGCCGCCAACGTCGCCGCCGCCTACGCCGAGTCCATCGGCGCCGAGCAGATCGACGTCCCGGCCCGCGACGCGGACGTCGAGCTGTCCGACACCGGCCTGGAGCAGGCCCGCGCGCTCGGCGTGTGGCTGGCGGGCCTGCCCGCGGCGCACCGTCCCCAGGCCGTGTGGTCCTCGCCGTACCGCCGCGCGGCCGACACCGCCCGCACGGCCCTGGCCGAGTCCGGCCTCGATGTGCCGCTGCTCCTCGACGAGCGGCTACGGGACCGGGACCTGGGCATCACCGACACCCTCACCTCCGCCGGCGTGCGGGCCCGCTACCCCGAGGAGGCGGAGCGGCGCCGCTGGCTCGGGAAGTTCTACCACCGGCCCCCCGGCGGGGAGTCCTGGGCCGACGTCGCCCTGCGGGTGCGCTCCGTGCTCGCCGACCTCGAGCGCCAGGACCGCGCCGACCGGGTGCTCATCACCTGCCACGACGCCGTCGTCCTGCTCTTCCGGTACGTGTGCGAGCACCTCGGGGAGACCGACGTGCTGGCCATCGGCCGCGACGAGGGCGTGCGCAACGCGGCCGTGACCCAGCTGGTGACCGACGGGGACGGGTGGCGGCTGGCCGGGTACAACGTCGAGGAGCATCTGGCGGAGCAGGGTGCGGCGACCACGGAGGAGCCTCCGGTGGGAGAGACGCCCAAGGCGGGCGCCGCCGAGGGGCACGCATGA
- a CDS encoding NAD(P)H-hydrate dehydratase: protein MTATPITPALLRDWPLPEPSGSKYGRGQVLVVGGARATPGAVLLAGESALRVGAGRLTVAVAASAVGPLAVVLPEAGVRGLKEDDGGDVVGTDAAVLGRDLERADAVLLGPGLGEPEGTAALLEGLLPVLPDGVPVILDAFALGVLPGLPPVREALAGRLVLTPNVAELARLLDVAEVADDDATDAAVTVAAQYGAVVTGHGTVTDGTEIWEATTGHTGLGTSGSGDVLAGALVGLLARGADRAQAAVWATHLHASAGDSLTASVGKVGFLARELIPELPRLLHELTV from the coding sequence ATGACGGCCACGCCGATCACCCCGGCACTGCTGCGCGACTGGCCCCTGCCGGAGCCGAGCGGCAGCAAGTACGGGCGCGGTCAGGTGCTGGTCGTGGGCGGGGCCCGGGCCACCCCGGGTGCGGTGCTGCTGGCGGGCGAGAGCGCCCTGCGGGTGGGCGCCGGCCGGCTCACCGTGGCCGTGGCGGCCTCGGCCGTCGGCCCTCTCGCCGTCGTGCTGCCCGAGGCCGGGGTCCGGGGCCTGAAGGAGGACGACGGCGGCGACGTCGTCGGCACCGACGCCGCGGTCCTCGGCCGCGACCTGGAGCGGGCCGACGCCGTCCTTCTCGGGCCGGGCCTCGGGGAGCCCGAGGGCACCGCCGCACTGCTGGAGGGCCTGCTGCCGGTGCTGCCCGACGGCGTGCCGGTCATCCTCGACGCGTTCGCCCTGGGCGTCCTGCCGGGGCTGCCGCCGGTCCGGGAGGCGCTCGCCGGCAGGCTGGTGCTCACCCCCAACGTCGCCGAGCTCGCCCGGTTGCTCGACGTCGCGGAGGTCGCCGACGACGACGCCACCGACGCGGCCGTGACGGTCGCCGCGCAGTACGGTGCCGTCGTCACCGGCCACGGGACCGTCACGGACGGCACAGAGATCTGGGAGGCCACCACCGGGCACACCGGGCTGGGCACCTCCGGCAGCGGCGACGTGCTCGCCGGCGCCCTGGTCGGGCTGCTCGCGCGCGGCGCCGACAGGGCCCAGGCCGCGGTCTGGGCGACCCACCTGCACGCCAGCGCCGGGGACTCGCTGACGGCGAGCGTGGGCAAGGTCGGCTTCCTGGCGCGTGAGCTGATCCCCGAGCTACCCCGCCTGCTGCACGAGCTGACCGTCTGA
- a CDS encoding DUF7059 domain-containing protein, giving the protein MTARPSPAPPAGPATDVGVLRGDLGAAGFTVDGVGDLLGDVAGAALHREQRVPALRLARGVDSPAATLVRLFMLGDEVTTAELAAALPGTGPAGAQALGLVARAGAGHADPVRATVDLRPYAAADAAGAAHWWVASDLGEVATGTSLRADHVLGIGGASTTLAQLTVRDPRPRVLDLGTGCGVQALHAARHGEHVVATDISARALGFAAFNAALAGTDLDLRRGSLLEPVAGEAFDLVVSNPPFVITPTAAYDAGLPLMEYRDGGRGGDLLVRELITTVGAHLAPGGVAQLLGNWEHHRREDWRDRVLGWLAASGLDGWVVQREVQDPAEYAELWLRDGGLRPEVDRPGYEAAYAAWLGDFEARGVEAVGFGYVLLRRPGQAGRPWHRVEEVSGPVRQPLGQHVLYVLAARDWLAARGVPDGDGTPSARVPDGGGTPSARVPDGARGLTVLADHRFAVAPDVTEERFLTPGASDPQVIQLRQGGGLGRVVRPGTLVAGAVGACDGELTLGQIIGGLAALLDLRIDDVAAEVLPAARELLLDGFLRPVP; this is encoded by the coding sequence ATGACCGCCCGCCCCAGCCCCGCCCCGCCCGCCGGCCCCGCGACGGACGTCGGCGTCTTGCGCGGCGACCTCGGTGCGGCCGGGTTCACTGTCGACGGCGTGGGCGACCTGCTCGGCGACGTCGCCGGCGCCGCCCTGCACCGCGAGCAGCGCGTGCCCGCGCTACGGCTGGCCCGCGGCGTCGACTCGCCCGCCGCCACCCTCGTTCGTCTCTTCATGCTCGGCGACGAGGTCACCACCGCCGAGCTCGCCGCCGCCCTGCCCGGCACCGGCCCGGCGGGCGCTCAGGCGCTCGGCCTGGTGGCGCGGGCGGGCGCCGGCCACGCCGACCCCGTGCGCGCCACCGTCGACCTGCGGCCCTACGCGGCCGCCGACGCCGCGGGGGCGGCGCACTGGTGGGTGGCGTCCGACCTCGGCGAGGTGGCGACCGGCACCAGCCTGCGCGCCGACCACGTGCTCGGCATCGGCGGGGCGTCCACCACGCTGGCGCAGCTGACCGTGCGAGACCCGCGCCCGCGGGTGCTGGACCTCGGCACGGGCTGCGGGGTCCAGGCACTGCACGCCGCGCGCCACGGCGAGCACGTGGTGGCCACCGACATCTCGGCCCGGGCACTCGGTTTCGCCGCCTTCAACGCCGCCCTGGCAGGGACGGACCTGGACCTGCGCCGCGGGTCGCTGCTCGAGCCGGTCGCCGGGGAGGCGTTCGACCTCGTCGTGTCCAACCCGCCCTTCGTCATCACGCCCACCGCCGCCTACGATGCCGGCCTGCCGCTCATGGAGTACCGCGACGGCGGACGAGGCGGCGACCTGCTCGTGCGTGAGCTGATCACCACCGTCGGCGCCCATCTCGCTCCGGGCGGGGTCGCGCAGCTGCTGGGCAACTGGGAGCACCACCGCCGCGAGGACTGGCGCGACCGGGTGCTCGGCTGGCTCGCGGCGTCGGGCCTGGACGGATGGGTAGTGCAGCGCGAGGTCCAGGACCCGGCCGAGTACGCGGAGCTGTGGCTGCGCGACGGCGGCCTGCGCCCCGAGGTGGACCGGCCCGGCTACGAGGCTGCCTACGCCGCGTGGCTGGGCGACTTCGAGGCGCGCGGCGTCGAGGCCGTCGGGTTCGGTTACGTGCTGCTGCGCCGCCCCGGTCAAGCGGGTCGGCCGTGGCACCGCGTGGAGGAGGTGAGCGGCCCGGTGCGACAGCCGCTGGGCCAACACGTCCTCTACGTCCTCGCCGCCCGGGACTGGCTGGCCGCGCGCGGCGTGCCCGACGGCGATGGCACCCCCAGCGCTCGTGTGCCTGACGGTGGTGGCACGCCCAGCGCTCGTGTGCCCGACGGCGCCCGCGGCCTCACCGTCCTGGCGGACCACCGGTTCGCCGTCGCGCCCGACGTCACCGAGGAACGCTTCCTCACGCCCGGCGCGTCCGACCCCCAGGTGATCCAGCTGCGCCAGGGCGGCGGACTGGGCCGGGTGGTCCGGCCGGGCACGCTGGTCGCGGGCGCCGTCGGTGCCTGCGACGGCGAGCTCACCCTCGGGCAGATCATCGGCGGCCTCGCCGCACTGCTCGACCTGCGCATTGACGACGTCGCCGCCGAGGTGCTGCCCGCCGCCCGTGAGCTGCTCCTCGACGGCTTCCTCCGTCCGGTGCCCTGA